In Halalkalicoccus subterraneus, the following are encoded in one genomic region:
- the ptsH1 gene encoding phosphocarrier protein HPr — protein sequence MERVVEIVPEAGLHARPAATFVETANEYDAEITVGPVNGEGVSASSMIAVTSLGAKHGDEVRLSAEGEDAEAALDALETVLSTPEGGEEGQ from the coding sequence ATGGAACGAGTCGTCGAGATCGTTCCCGAGGCCGGCCTGCACGCGCGGCCGGCCGCGACGTTCGTCGAGACCGCAAACGAGTACGACGCCGAGATCACCGTCGGTCCCGTCAACGGCGAGGGGGTCTCCGCGAGCAGCATGATCGCGGTGACGAGCCTCGGCGCGAAACACGGCGACGAAGTCAGACTAAGCGCCGAGGGCGAGGACGCCGAAGCCGCACTCGACGCGCTCGAAACCGTCCTCTCGACGCCAGAAGGGGGTGAAGAAGGACAGTGA
- a CDS encoding PTS sugar transporter subunit IIA — protein sequence MDPQDIDTLLPTELVTLAEPPAEKEACIEHLLDMAVEADRVEDREAALAALLAREEETTTGVGLGIGIPHAQTNAVTQPTVVFARSERGVDFDAMDDKPATLIFMLLVPEGGSEDHLNMLSSLSRALMHEDVRESLHAAESPEDVRETLKEAVA from the coding sequence ATGGACCCACAGGACATCGACACGCTGCTGCCGACCGAACTCGTAACGCTAGCAGAACCACCAGCCGAAAAGGAGGCCTGCATCGAGCATCTGCTCGACATGGCCGTCGAGGCCGATCGAGTCGAGGACCGCGAGGCCGCCCTCGCGGCGCTTTTGGCCCGCGAGGAGGAGACGACCACCGGAGTAGGGTTGGGTATCGGCATCCCCCACGCCCAGACCAACGCCGTGACTCAGCCGACGGTCGTGTTCGCCCGCTCGGAGCGGGGCGTCGATTTCGACGCGATGGACGATAAGCCCGCAACGCTGATCTTCATGCTGCTGGTTCCCGAAGGGGGAAGTGAGGACCACCTGAACATGCTCAGTTCGCTTTCACGCGCGCTCATGCACGAGGACGTGCGCGAGTCGCTTCACGCCGCAGAGTCGCCCGAAGACGTCAGAGAAACGCTGAAGGAGGCGGTCGCCTGA